Proteins encoded by one window of Geobacter sp. DSM 9736:
- a CDS encoding glycoside hydrolase family 15 protein — translation MAYLPIEDYGIVGDMHTVALVGKNGSIDWFCFPFFDSPSVFGAILDDRKGGRFRIYPSCECLTEKQLYWPETNVLITRFLSADGVAEIYDFMLPSQTPGARKYGRKLVRRVQGVLGEVPLFAECLPAFNYARDMHQVTITPGGASFSAPGTHMGLAAAVPLAAFGTGVAADFTIREGESATFLFGETEPGSGAGAFPSEEESGAILSEVVNYWLRWISKCTYSGRWSHMVHRSALALKLLTFEPTGAIVAAPTCSLPEMLGGVRNWDYRYTWIRDAAFTFYGLMRIGLTEEAERFMEWLEHRCHEIEPDGSLQIVYGIDGRHDLTEVTLDHLEGYRGAGPVRVGNGAYRQLQLDIYGELMDSVYIFNKHGTPISYELWGHLRVLLDWVCENWHREDEGLWEVRSGRQHFVYSKLMCWVALDRGLRLAEKRSFPAPQRGRWLEIRDRIYEDIMSRGWNQERQAFVQYYGSDHLDSSNLIMPLVFFMSPTDPRMIRTIEAVMKSPRNGGLLANNLVYRYDPEKSFDGLTGEEGTFNMCTFWLVEALIRGRQANPQWVNKARLIFEQMLGYANHLGLYAEETGHRGEALGNFPQAFTHLALISAAFNLNRMLGDRHAS, via the coding sequence ATGGCATATCTTCCAATTGAAGATTACGGCATAGTCGGCGACATGCACACGGTCGCCCTGGTGGGTAAGAACGGGTCCATCGACTGGTTCTGCTTTCCCTTTTTCGATTCCCCGAGCGTTTTCGGCGCCATTCTCGATGACAGGAAGGGTGGGCGGTTCAGAATATACCCTTCCTGTGAGTGCCTCACCGAAAAGCAGCTCTACTGGCCTGAGACCAACGTCCTCATCACACGCTTCCTCTCTGCCGACGGTGTCGCCGAAATATACGACTTCATGCTTCCCTCACAGACTCCCGGGGCCCGGAAGTATGGCCGGAAGCTCGTCAGGCGGGTCCAGGGGGTTCTGGGGGAAGTTCCTCTCTTTGCGGAATGCCTTCCCGCCTTCAATTACGCCCGTGACATGCATCAGGTAACCATCACTCCCGGGGGTGCGTCGTTCAGTGCTCCCGGTACGCATATGGGACTTGCCGCGGCCGTTCCGCTTGCAGCTTTCGGGACAGGGGTTGCCGCCGACTTCACGATCAGGGAGGGGGAGTCAGCCACTTTCCTGTTCGGGGAAACCGAGCCGGGATCGGGTGCGGGGGCTTTCCCGTCGGAGGAGGAGTCGGGCGCCATTCTTTCGGAGGTGGTTAACTATTGGCTACGATGGATCTCCAAATGCACCTATTCCGGACGGTGGAGCCACATGGTGCATCGTTCCGCTCTTGCCCTGAAACTTCTGACCTTCGAGCCCACCGGAGCCATAGTCGCCGCCCCGACCTGCTCGCTGCCTGAGATGCTCGGAGGCGTTCGCAACTGGGATTACCGGTACACATGGATCAGGGATGCAGCCTTCACCTTTTACGGACTGATGCGAATCGGACTGACGGAAGAGGCGGAAAGGTTCATGGAGTGGCTCGAACATCGCTGCCACGAGATCGAGCCGGACGGGTCTCTCCAGATAGTTTACGGGATTGACGGCCGTCACGACCTTACTGAAGTTACCCTAGATCACCTGGAGGGGTACCGGGGTGCTGGGCCGGTACGGGTAGGAAACGGCGCATACCGGCAGCTACAGCTGGACATATACGGCGAGCTGATGGATTCGGTTTATATCTTCAACAAGCACGGGACGCCGATCTCCTACGAGTTATGGGGACATCTGAGGGTCCTCCTGGACTGGGTGTGCGAAAACTGGCATCGGGAGGACGAGGGGCTATGGGAGGTTCGCTCCGGGAGGCAGCATTTCGTCTACTCCAAGCTCATGTGCTGGGTGGCGCTGGACCGGGGGTTGCGTCTTGCGGAGAAGCGGTCATTTCCCGCCCCCCAGCGCGGGAGATGGCTGGAAATACGCGACCGTATCTACGAAGACATCATGAGCCGCGGGTGGAATCAGGAGCGGCAGGCATTCGTCCAGTACTATGGCAGCGACCACCTGGATTCCTCCAACCTGATCATGCCGCTGGTCTTTTTCATGTCTCCCACGGACCCCCGGATGATCAGAACCATCGAGGCTGTCATGAAAAGCCCGCGCAACGGAGGCCTTCTAGCCAACAATCTGGTTTACCGGTATGATCCGGAGAAGTCGTTCGACGGCCTGACGGGGGAGGAAGGGACCTTCAACATGTGCACCTTCTGGCTCGTGGAGGCCCTGATTCGGGGGAGACAGGCTAACCCGCAGTGGGTAAACAAGGCTCGGCTCATATTCGAGCAGATGTTGGGATATGCCAATCACCTGGGGCTTTATGCCGAAGAAACGGGGCACCGGGGGGAGGCGTTGGGAAACTTCCCCCAGGCTTTTACCCACCTCGCCCTGATAAGCGCCGCCTTCAATCTCAACAGAATGCTCGGGGACCGGCATGCTTCCTGA
- a CDS encoding DUF4105 domain-containing protein: protein MMKVFRHSNKLPLAFGTIRLLFILLLTAMFPQPAWPQQDALLEHLEQKAGQLKLHEEREWTVLLHYRKTWSGGYVSRIDDPKFFLSPTGRTDPEAELRRTLRAFFTPSPEEGMHASCRFPARFDWLIARLGIDTSQLPLFSCSERDKILSDVEGNSAVMVFPVGHINSPASMFGHTLLRFDGEGKSSLVSFAANYAAATTDTNGFIYAYRGLFGRYKGYYSLLPYYLKVKEYSDLEHRDMWEYRLKLSPEEVRKMLNHLWELQNIHSPYYFLDENCSFNLLYLIEAARPDLHLTDRTGILVLPTDTIRILRESGLLEEARYRPSQGSRIRRMLSLLGPEKQQAAFDLSRPGQSMEIIHNMDLPDRERMAILDLAAEYVQMKFARKELEKEEYTKHYLKLLEERSSLGKLPEGLYNVEEPSRPEEGHETSRLAVGGGVRRGRPFGEVEVQPEFHGLLDPDRGYLKGAQIKFLDTAVRYYFSDEKFELKRLHILDILSLSPRNIFFRPLSWKVNTGLDTEPLREGRDRLIYRLNTGGGYSYSSPWNGIWYAMAEVDVNAGEGIRGGITAGPGIGIGGLEQLTEWWKAHLSARGFIYKVGDDRWSLKLSLAQSLSFGRNDSLNILLGQEIVNNHSIFEAGMLWNHYF, encoded by the coding sequence ATGATGAAAGTATTTCGCCATTCGAACAAGCTCCCCCTGGCATTCGGGACAATCCGCCTCCTATTCATCCTGCTGCTTACGGCAATGTTTCCCCAACCTGCCTGGCCGCAGCAGGACGCACTCCTGGAACATCTCGAACAGAAGGCCGGGCAGCTCAAACTGCATGAGGAGAGGGAATGGACGGTGCTCCTGCATTACAGGAAGACCTGGTCAGGCGGCTACGTCAGCAGGATAGACGACCCGAAATTCTTCCTTTCTCCCACAGGCAGAACCGATCCTGAGGCGGAACTGCGGAGGACGTTGAGAGCTTTCTTCACCCCAAGTCCCGAAGAGGGCATGCACGCGTCATGCAGATTCCCGGCACGCTTCGATTGGCTGATTGCCCGGCTCGGCATCGACACATCGCAGTTACCCCTGTTTTCCTGCTCGGAAAGGGACAAGATACTGTCCGACGTGGAGGGCAACTCCGCCGTGATGGTATTCCCGGTCGGCCACATCAACAGCCCCGCTTCGATGTTCGGCCACACGCTGCTGCGCTTTGATGGCGAAGGTAAAAGCAGCCTCGTCTCCTTCGCCGCCAACTACGCCGCCGCCACAACCGACACCAACGGTTTCATTTACGCATACAGAGGGCTCTTCGGGAGATACAAGGGGTACTATTCGCTCCTTCCCTACTACCTCAAGGTCAAGGAATACAGCGACCTGGAACACCGGGATATGTGGGAATACCGTCTCAAACTCTCCCCTGAAGAGGTTCGGAAGATGCTCAATCACCTCTGGGAGCTGCAGAACATCCATTCCCCCTACTACTTCCTCGATGAAAACTGTTCTTTCAATCTCCTTTACCTCATCGAAGCGGCAAGGCCGGACCTGCACCTGACGGACCGGACAGGGATACTCGTCCTGCCGACCGATACGATCCGCATTCTCCGCGAAAGCGGGTTGTTGGAAGAAGCACGCTACCGTCCTTCACAAGGGTCCAGGATCCGGCGTATGCTCTCCCTGCTCGGGCCGGAGAAACAGCAGGCCGCATTCGATCTCTCCAGGCCGGGCCAGAGCATGGAAATCATCCATAATATGGATCTTCCTGATCGTGAGAGAATGGCTATTCTCGACCTGGCAGCGGAATATGTGCAGATGAAGTTTGCGCGGAAGGAACTGGAAAAGGAGGAGTACACGAAGCACTACCTGAAGCTTCTGGAGGAAAGGAGCAGCCTGGGGAAGCTACCCGAAGGGCTTTACAATGTGGAGGAGCCCTCCAGACCCGAAGAGGGGCACGAAACCTCAAGGCTGGCAGTCGGCGGGGGTGTGCGGAGGGGGAGGCCGTTCGGGGAGGTGGAAGTGCAGCCGGAGTTCCACGGGCTCCTCGATCCGGACCGGGGATATCTGAAAGGCGCACAGATCAAGTTTCTCGACACCGCCGTCAGGTACTATTTCTCCGACGAAAAGTTTGAGCTGAAGCGACTGCATATCCTCGACATCCTCAGCCTCTCCCCCCGGAACATTTTTTTTCGCCCCCTCTCCTGGAAGGTCAACACCGGACTGGATACCGAACCGCTCCGGGAAGGGAGGGACCGTCTCATATACCGGCTCAATACCGGCGGCGGCTATTCCTACTCGTCCCCCTGGAACGGGATCTGGTACGCGATGGCTGAAGTCGATGTGAATGCGGGTGAGGGCATTCGCGGAGGGATCACTGCCGGACCGGGTATCGGTATAGGGGGGCTGGAACAGCTGACGGAATGGTGGAAAGCGCATCTTTCCGCACGAGGTTTCATCTACAAGGTCGGGGATGACCGCTGGTCGCTGAAACTCTCCCTGGCCCAGAGCCTGAGCTTCGGCCGAAACGACAGCCTGAACATCCTGCTGGGACAGGAAATAGTCAACAACCACTCCATTTTCGAGGCGGGAATGCTATGGAACCACTACTTCTGA